In the genome of Mycteria americana isolate JAX WOST 10 ecotype Jacksonville Zoo and Gardens chromosome 7, USCA_MyAme_1.0, whole genome shotgun sequence, one region contains:
- the SERBP1 gene encoding SERPINE1 mRNA-binding protein 1 isoform X2 produces MPGHLQEGFGCVVTNRFDQLFDDESDPFEVLRAAETRRKESGGGGGSQGGGGARGGPAGAQTNSSGGAGGGGPGQAGGGPGSAAKQLRRESQKERKNPLPPFAASAGGAGDRREEGSGQPGAPLRKEGIRRIGRRPDQQQQQQQQGEGKPIDRRPERRPPRERRFDKPADEKGEGGEFSVDKPILDRPMRGRGGLGRGRGRGRGMGRGDGFDSRGKREFDRHSGSDRSGLKHEDKRGGSGSHNWGTVKDELTELDQSAVTEETPEGEEHPPADSENKENEVEEVKEEGPKEMTLDEWKAIQSKDRAKVEFNIRKPNEGADGQWKKGFVLHKSKSEETKAMTEMQGSLLESNEAHAEDSVMDHHFRKPANDITSQLEINFGDLGRPGRGGRGGRGGRGRGGRASRGGRTDKLVKEFDVIHTPNQSSASAPDVDDPEAFPALS; encoded by the exons ATGCCCGGACACCTGCAGGAGGGCTTCGGCTGCGTCGTCACCAACCGCTTCGACCAGCTCTTTGATGACGAGTCCGACCCCTTCGAGGTGCTGCGGGCGGCCGAGACCCGGAGGAAagagagcggcggcggcggcgggagccaggggggcggcggggcccgcggcggcccggcgggcgccCAGACCAACTCctccggcggggccggcggcggcggcccgggccaggcgggcggcggccccggcagcgcggccaaGCAGCTGCGCAGGGAGTCCCAGAAGGAGCGCAAGAACCCGCTGCCCCCCTTCGCCGCCTCCGCCGGGGGCGCCGGCGACCGCCGGGAGGAGGGCAGCGGCCAGCCCGGCGCGCCGCTGCGGAAGGAGG GGATAAGACGTATTGGCAGGAGGCctgatcagcagcagcagcagcaacagcagggtGAAGGCAAGCCTATTGACAGGAGACCGGAGAGACGACCTCCTCGTGAACGCCGCTTTGACAAACCTGCTGATGAGAAAGGCGAAGGAGGAGAATTTTCTGTTGATAA ACCCATTCTTGACCGACCTATGCGTGGACGTGGTGGACTTGGAAGAGgacgtggccgtggccgtggaaTGGGCAGAGGAGATGGGTTTGACTCTCGTGGCAAACGTGAATTTGACAGACATAGTGGCAGCGATAGATC CGGCCTAAAGCATGAGGACAAGCGTGGTGGCAGTGGATCACACAACTGGGGAACCGTCAAAGACGAGCTAAC TGAATTGGATCAGTCAGCTGTAACTGAGGAAACGCCAGAGGGAGAGGAACATCCACCTGCTGATTCTGAAAATAA AGAGAATGAGGTTGAAGAAGTTAAGGAAGAAGGTCCTAAGGAAATGACCCTGGACGAGTGGAAAGCTATTCAAAGTAAGGATCGTGCAAAAGTTGAGTTCAACATCCGTAAACCAAATGAGGGTGCTGATGGGCAATGGAAAAAAGGATTTGTTCTTCACAAGTCAAAGAGCGAGGAG ACAAAGGCGATGACAGAAATGCAGGGGAGTCTGCTGGAGTCAAATGAG GCTCATGCTGAGGACTCTGTAATGGATCATCACTTCCGCAAGCCAGCAAATGATATTACATCCCAGCTGGAGATCAACTTTGGAGACCTGGGCCGCCCCGGACGTGGTGGCAGAGGGGGACGGGGTGGCCGAGGGCGTGGCGGCAGGGCCAGCCGTGGAGGGAGAACTGACAAG
- the SERBP1 gene encoding SERPINE1 mRNA-binding protein 1 isoform X3 has protein sequence MPGHLQEGFGCVVTNRFDQLFDDESDPFEVLRAAETRRKESGGGGGSQGGGGARGGPAGAQTNSSGGAGGGGPGQAGGGPGSAAKQLRRESQKERKNPLPPFAASAGGAGDRREEGSGQPGAPLRKEGIRRIGRRPDQQQQQQQQGEGKPIDRRPERRPPRERRFDKPADEKGEGGEFSVDKPILDRPMRGRGGLGRGRGRGRGMGRGDGFDSRGKREFDRHSGSDRSSVSHSHFSGLKHEDKRGGSGSHNWGTVKDELTELDQSAVTEETPEGEEHPPADSENKENEVEEVKEEGPKEMTLDEWKAIQSKDRAKVEFNIRKPNEGADGQWKKGFVLHKSKSEEAHAEDSVMDHHFRKPANDITSQLEINFGDLGRPGRGGRGGRGGRGRGGRASRGGRTDKLVKEFDVIHTPNQSSASAPDVDDPEAFPALS, from the exons ATGCCCGGACACCTGCAGGAGGGCTTCGGCTGCGTCGTCACCAACCGCTTCGACCAGCTCTTTGATGACGAGTCCGACCCCTTCGAGGTGCTGCGGGCGGCCGAGACCCGGAGGAAagagagcggcggcggcggcgggagccaggggggcggcggggcccgcggcggcccggcgggcgccCAGACCAACTCctccggcggggccggcggcggcggcccgggccaggcgggcggcggccccggcagcgcggccaaGCAGCTGCGCAGGGAGTCCCAGAAGGAGCGCAAGAACCCGCTGCCCCCCTTCGCCGCCTCCGCCGGGGGCGCCGGCGACCGCCGGGAGGAGGGCAGCGGCCAGCCCGGCGCGCCGCTGCGGAAGGAGG GGATAAGACGTATTGGCAGGAGGCctgatcagcagcagcagcagcaacagcagggtGAAGGCAAGCCTATTGACAGGAGACCGGAGAGACGACCTCCTCGTGAACGCCGCTTTGACAAACCTGCTGATGAGAAAGGCGAAGGAGGAGAATTTTCTGTTGATAA ACCCATTCTTGACCGACCTATGCGTGGACGTGGTGGACTTGGAAGAGgacgtggccgtggccgtggaaTGGGCAGAGGAGATGGGTTTGACTCTCGTGGCAAACGTGAATTTGACAGACATAGTGGCAGCGATAGATC TTCTGTTTCACATTCACATTTCAGCGGCCTAAAGCATGAGGACAAGCGTGGTGGCAGTGGATCACACAACTGGGGAACCGTCAAAGACGAGCTAAC TGAATTGGATCAGTCAGCTGTAACTGAGGAAACGCCAGAGGGAGAGGAACATCCACCTGCTGATTCTGAAAATAA AGAGAATGAGGTTGAAGAAGTTAAGGAAGAAGGTCCTAAGGAAATGACCCTGGACGAGTGGAAAGCTATTCAAAGTAAGGATCGTGCAAAAGTTGAGTTCAACATCCGTAAACCAAATGAGGGTGCTGATGGGCAATGGAAAAAAGGATTTGTTCTTCACAAGTCAAAGAGCGAGGAG GCTCATGCTGAGGACTCTGTAATGGATCATCACTTCCGCAAGCCAGCAAATGATATTACATCCCAGCTGGAGATCAACTTTGGAGACCTGGGCCGCCCCGGACGTGGTGGCAGAGGGGGACGGGGTGGCCGAGGGCGTGGCGGCAGGGCCAGCCGTGGAGGGAGAACTGACAAG
- the SERBP1 gene encoding SERPINE1 mRNA-binding protein 1 isoform X1, with product MPGHLQEGFGCVVTNRFDQLFDDESDPFEVLRAAETRRKESGGGGGSQGGGGARGGPAGAQTNSSGGAGGGGPGQAGGGPGSAAKQLRRESQKERKNPLPPFAASAGGAGDRREEGSGQPGAPLRKEGIRRIGRRPDQQQQQQQQGEGKPIDRRPERRPPRERRFDKPADEKGEGGEFSVDKPILDRPMRGRGGLGRGRGRGRGMGRGDGFDSRGKREFDRHSGSDRSSVSHSHFSGLKHEDKRGGSGSHNWGTVKDELTELDQSAVTEETPEGEEHPPADSENKENEVEEVKEEGPKEMTLDEWKAIQSKDRAKVEFNIRKPNEGADGQWKKGFVLHKSKSEETKAMTEMQGSLLESNEAHAEDSVMDHHFRKPANDITSQLEINFGDLGRPGRGGRGGRGGRGRGGRASRGGRTDKLVKEFDVIHTPNQSSASAPDVDDPEAFPALS from the exons ATGCCCGGACACCTGCAGGAGGGCTTCGGCTGCGTCGTCACCAACCGCTTCGACCAGCTCTTTGATGACGAGTCCGACCCCTTCGAGGTGCTGCGGGCGGCCGAGACCCGGAGGAAagagagcggcggcggcggcgggagccaggggggcggcggggcccgcggcggcccggcgggcgccCAGACCAACTCctccggcggggccggcggcggcggcccgggccaggcgggcggcggccccggcagcgcggccaaGCAGCTGCGCAGGGAGTCCCAGAAGGAGCGCAAGAACCCGCTGCCCCCCTTCGCCGCCTCCGCCGGGGGCGCCGGCGACCGCCGGGAGGAGGGCAGCGGCCAGCCCGGCGCGCCGCTGCGGAAGGAGG GGATAAGACGTATTGGCAGGAGGCctgatcagcagcagcagcagcaacagcagggtGAAGGCAAGCCTATTGACAGGAGACCGGAGAGACGACCTCCTCGTGAACGCCGCTTTGACAAACCTGCTGATGAGAAAGGCGAAGGAGGAGAATTTTCTGTTGATAA ACCCATTCTTGACCGACCTATGCGTGGACGTGGTGGACTTGGAAGAGgacgtggccgtggccgtggaaTGGGCAGAGGAGATGGGTTTGACTCTCGTGGCAAACGTGAATTTGACAGACATAGTGGCAGCGATAGATC TTCTGTTTCACATTCACATTTCAGCGGCCTAAAGCATGAGGACAAGCGTGGTGGCAGTGGATCACACAACTGGGGAACCGTCAAAGACGAGCTAAC TGAATTGGATCAGTCAGCTGTAACTGAGGAAACGCCAGAGGGAGAGGAACATCCACCTGCTGATTCTGAAAATAA AGAGAATGAGGTTGAAGAAGTTAAGGAAGAAGGTCCTAAGGAAATGACCCTGGACGAGTGGAAAGCTATTCAAAGTAAGGATCGTGCAAAAGTTGAGTTCAACATCCGTAAACCAAATGAGGGTGCTGATGGGCAATGGAAAAAAGGATTTGTTCTTCACAAGTCAAAGAGCGAGGAG ACAAAGGCGATGACAGAAATGCAGGGGAGTCTGCTGGAGTCAAATGAG GCTCATGCTGAGGACTCTGTAATGGATCATCACTTCCGCAAGCCAGCAAATGATATTACATCCCAGCTGGAGATCAACTTTGGAGACCTGGGCCGCCCCGGACGTGGTGGCAGAGGGGGACGGGGTGGCCGAGGGCGTGGCGGCAGGGCCAGCCGTGGAGGGAGAACTGACAAG
- the SERBP1 gene encoding SERPINE1 mRNA-binding protein 1 isoform X4, with product MPGHLQEGFGCVVTNRFDQLFDDESDPFEVLRAAETRRKESGGGGGSQGGGGARGGPAGAQTNSSGGAGGGGPGQAGGGPGSAAKQLRRESQKERKNPLPPFAASAGGAGDRREEGSGQPGAPLRKEGIRRIGRRPDQQQQQQQQGEGKPIDRRPERRPPRERRFDKPADEKGEGGEFSVDKPILDRPMRGRGGLGRGRGRGRGMGRGDGFDSRGKREFDRHSGSDRSGLKHEDKRGGSGSHNWGTVKDELTELDQSAVTEETPEGEEHPPADSENKENEVEEVKEEGPKEMTLDEWKAIQSKDRAKVEFNIRKPNEGADGQWKKGFVLHKSKSEEAHAEDSVMDHHFRKPANDITSQLEINFGDLGRPGRGGRGGRGGRGRGGRASRGGRTDKLVKEFDVIHTPNQSSASAPDVDDPEAFPALS from the exons ATGCCCGGACACCTGCAGGAGGGCTTCGGCTGCGTCGTCACCAACCGCTTCGACCAGCTCTTTGATGACGAGTCCGACCCCTTCGAGGTGCTGCGGGCGGCCGAGACCCGGAGGAAagagagcggcggcggcggcgggagccaggggggcggcggggcccgcggcggcccggcgggcgccCAGACCAACTCctccggcggggccggcggcggcggcccgggccaggcgggcggcggccccggcagcgcggccaaGCAGCTGCGCAGGGAGTCCCAGAAGGAGCGCAAGAACCCGCTGCCCCCCTTCGCCGCCTCCGCCGGGGGCGCCGGCGACCGCCGGGAGGAGGGCAGCGGCCAGCCCGGCGCGCCGCTGCGGAAGGAGG GGATAAGACGTATTGGCAGGAGGCctgatcagcagcagcagcagcaacagcagggtGAAGGCAAGCCTATTGACAGGAGACCGGAGAGACGACCTCCTCGTGAACGCCGCTTTGACAAACCTGCTGATGAGAAAGGCGAAGGAGGAGAATTTTCTGTTGATAA ACCCATTCTTGACCGACCTATGCGTGGACGTGGTGGACTTGGAAGAGgacgtggccgtggccgtggaaTGGGCAGAGGAGATGGGTTTGACTCTCGTGGCAAACGTGAATTTGACAGACATAGTGGCAGCGATAGATC CGGCCTAAAGCATGAGGACAAGCGTGGTGGCAGTGGATCACACAACTGGGGAACCGTCAAAGACGAGCTAAC TGAATTGGATCAGTCAGCTGTAACTGAGGAAACGCCAGAGGGAGAGGAACATCCACCTGCTGATTCTGAAAATAA AGAGAATGAGGTTGAAGAAGTTAAGGAAGAAGGTCCTAAGGAAATGACCCTGGACGAGTGGAAAGCTATTCAAAGTAAGGATCGTGCAAAAGTTGAGTTCAACATCCGTAAACCAAATGAGGGTGCTGATGGGCAATGGAAAAAAGGATTTGTTCTTCACAAGTCAAAGAGCGAGGAG GCTCATGCTGAGGACTCTGTAATGGATCATCACTTCCGCAAGCCAGCAAATGATATTACATCCCAGCTGGAGATCAACTTTGGAGACCTGGGCCGCCCCGGACGTGGTGGCAGAGGGGGACGGGGTGGCCGAGGGCGTGGCGGCAGGGCCAGCCGTGGAGGGAGAACTGACAAG